atataatatagatgtaaaaccccggcccctcggaccgctggtgactactcatggagactgtagattggcctcacaaaccaacacaagtcttttcagcaCACTTTggtctcactcgtgcgcacccgggaacaacttccaggaggtcacccatcctaagattgctccccaccaagcacacttaactgtagagttcttagcaaatgggctctctagaaaaaagatgcaccttgttggtatgtgtagtctatcaatcctttttcaagctaaatctaggATATTACAATAGGTTAATGAAAAAATCctttatgatattattatatatttatttccaATGTTTGATACATTTTATAATATGAGTAGATTAACAGATTTATTGTGAAATGAATAAATAAGATAGTTAATCTTATACACTTAATGTATAGATTAACGCTCAAGTCTGAAGGCTGATACATTGTATGGTGGATAGGCTTAAGCTTCACTATCAGGCGGATTAATAAATGGACAAAAATATGTACGCTTAGTCTACGGGGAACTAAAAAGATGAAATTACAActcataataaaattatataaattggaGAGGTAAAGGCGAAGGAGAAGATGTTATTTGTGGCTTTATTACAACTTTGGTCTTCAGTCTTCACTTAACTTAACTTATTGCCAAAGGTCAATTTTTGCTTTATAGCCCACAACGACCTTAACCTTTTTTTTAGTGGGTGaattagaatttttatttttagagtgaTGTGAACAACTATGAGGAACTTAATCCACAAATTGTAAAAGAATTTTTATCTTTTCAATAAGCAATATACTTTTGGGGTATGCTCATGGTTTGAGTGTGAGTTTTTATcggatttttttatatattaattgacAGCTGATAAGATATTTGGGAAATAATattgaagaaaaaagaaaggTAGGGAAGGGGAATAAACCAGGGGAAGAAAAAAGATGAGAAGAGAAATGAAAAAAagtaacttttatttatttaggagggaagaaaatgatgaaggtcaataaaaattttccttttaaatcttTCTAACTTTTGAGAGATTGAAATCTTAACAAAAATTATTCATCTAATTTTTCCCCTATAAATCTTTTTcctctcatttttttatttaaatagaaAATCTTTCATCTGCCTAGTTCTCTCTCCTTcatttccttctatttgttttcATCCAAATATACCCTTAAAATTCTTAATAGAAAAAGATATATTTGATCAGAACTTCTTTTGGGTCAAGACAATGCCCTAATTTGAGCATGATATTTTAATTCCAAGAAAGAAATCAATTTGTCCAGGTCTTTAAAACTAAAGACCTTATTAAGATGTGCATTAAGTTTATAAAGAGCATGAGCATCATCTCTAGTCAAAATCTATGTGGATTGCACTTTCTTTATTGAATGAGCAACATAGTTTAAGCTATGGTGACGGGCGAAGGTTAGATTGTGTTGGATTTTGCATATATTGATACAAAGTCTAAATCAAAATAGATAATAacttgtcttgtatgagaccgtcatACTGTGAAATATcctcaaaacataaaactcataagttaaaagtttttattattattaggctatttaacccaGATAAGACATATCTTGCGGTGAGAGCATCTCATAGATAAATATAATTAGTTAAGTGTGGTTGACATTGTTTAGTTTCCCAACTGAATTTCTACATTAAAGTGGATAAAAAAGAAGAGGAAAATTGTTAGATTGAAGCTTGAAGTTGACTCACAAAGGATTTGTAACCTTTTTGAAATGAGTAAGGTCTAAATCTCTTAACATTCTTGGATGATTTATTTTGTGTTGAGACTATACCTTACTAAACATGATATTTTAATTCCAAAAAAGAAATTCAATCTTCCGAAGTACTTAATACTTAtgatcttcaaaaaaaaaaaaaaaaaaaaaaaaaacttatgatCTTATTAAGATGTGCCTTAAATTTATGAATAACATAAACATCATCACCaaccaaaataatatcatcaatatATAGATTGCAACCATGCACAATTGGACTGATCAATCCTCTTAATGAAGAAATAATCATTCATACATAGGCTGAACCAAGTCTGATCTAAATTGCAAATTAAACTGGACCATACaaaattttagtatttggtctggtTTACGTCTAACGGTATGGTctgattatttttcaaaaaaaaaattacgatttaCTTCAGTATGGttcccattttttatttttcagactaGACCAAATTGCAAATCGTACAATGACCGAAGACcataattttttgtaaaaataggTTGCTTCCATGATATTTCGAgttgtagttatttttatatagtaatatgtacttgaatgatgttgatgcaatcaactaattaaaaattattatatttggtgttTATAGGTGCGATATATATGAATAAACACAAATATtgatttagaaaaaatataaatataaaaaatcgtaaaccagaccagaccagaccagactaGACCACATCGTTGTAGAGCGATTCgatcaagtatgatttgatgatttaaacgatttgttttatttttctgatcgaaattttttgtttgatctGATTTTGGTATGAGACCAAACTAAATTGTACCGTGTGGACCCTTATTAAATTTTTGGTGCAAAAGTTTAGTAGTTAATTGGCAAACTACTACCTTGAGGCTTGCATGTGACTAAACTTGCCTTATAACCATGCAAAAGCTCATCCATTAAAAAATGACCAAAACTATGGCCATTTCTTGTGAAAAATTATTTAACTATACAAAGAATAAATGTAAGGGGAAACCTCAACATATACATTAAAGCCTAAAATTCTTGCCAATAATTTTGATGCTCAAATcccaatatttttttatgaatataatatGATTGTTCATAATGCTTCACTTAATCAATAAGGAAAATTGACTATATGCCCTTATATCAAGGGAACAAGAGTGACTTTTCAACCCCAAAAAATTCAAATGATCCAGTAAGGAAGCTATAGTCAAGCACTTCCTGAGTACCTTAACAGTAATATCTTCATGTGAATTGTGTGCTTGGACTAAAAGTCAACAATTATACGGTTCAACCCTTTTTAttatatgagatcgtctcactatgagatgaacctatataattagtttattatttttattaattactttaaaattgtaagtaatcgttttaaggttataagtaatcactctaaaactataaaaagtaattatataaaaattctaAGTGAGCATTTatagacaaaaaatatatattgggtcaacccaatagagatggtctcattgtgagactgtctcatttaagaaataaatattattattaattattttaatcccTCTTGAATTTTAAATGCATAAATCATTAATTAATACTTATCAAATAAAGGAAAAGGCCCTcacaaataattaatataataagtaTTGTACTACTATTACTTGGAAACATCTATGAAAATGTACAATAGTTCAAGAAGATGATAatttcattcttatttttccaAATTAGTTTAAAGAACCCATTTGaaattttaaacataattttgataattttgacCTTTTCActctatttcaatttttaattaagtagaagtatttttttaatttttagttttttattctttttagattTCATGATAATTCTTCCACTAGCTACTCTAAGGAATTTTCTAACCTTacctttaataaaaaaaaattgatagacaacttaattattttctttttttaaaagattattttttggcattaaaaatcattttaaaatctaaTGGAATAATAGGACTAGGTCCCAATCTCAGCTAGTTGCTAAAGAAGTCGATAATCAACACTAACAGCTTGAAAGCACAGTACTATGCAAGATTTTTTTGAAGTACATCTACATTGAAGAAATCACATGGAAGGccatatttatcaattaacctttaatttttagaaataattttaatcatatgTTGTGAAGAGttcttattgttaattaattaataataaataatagggATTATGTACGGCAGATAGTTAATATGTGAGATTATTCAAGAcgctttttcttaatttctaaaCGATGCTACTTTATAGTTAAGAATCAAATTTTATTGCAAATATTACTTTTTCAAGTAAAATCCTTAATGCTATGTTTGGgaatgatgatttcatttgaaaatataaatttgactcaaatttagtgtttggcaaataaaGAATATTCAAATTTAGATTTGAGTCAAATACACTATGGTTATAAATACgattaaacaataaacatttGAAAATGACTTCTCAAAtcttatcattctcaaattcttcaataataatttataattaaaatctacaatttaaaataaaatgcatgttttCAAACGCAACCTAATTTAATTCACACTTAATATTCCTTTTTTTCATCCTACTTTATAATCACAAAAGctacttttataaatttttaacttttaaattttttatcacTAAAAGAGCTCATAAAATCTTCAATGAAAATACTTAAAGGGGTTTTTTTACTGATTAtctcattaaaaataaattaaggttTGTTTGAATTATCCAATTTTGATGAGAAGAAATATTAGATGATTCTAGCTATTTATAAAGGTAAAACAACCAATAAAAGTACTTTAAAAGCCTTCGCCTTTTTGTCCTTATTCCTGCTGATGTTACCCTTTGTTATAATAAACTTAATCCTAAATTTACtaattattctttaatttttttattttaagagagtACATCAAAAGTCAACATTTTTAGAACTTATTAAATTCTACATCTAGGAATTTCTTTAAAGATTAGTTGGCTCTGGTCACTGGTCAGAAATTACAGAActctaatttaattaaatttttatttaaatatgtaaTTATCATTTAATCAAATATCCttaatttaatactccctcctattcaccacaagtgtcctatttattttttagacactatttattttttactcttaatttgtattttattactaatttataagttaaaacataatcaagtgagatcttgtttgatttgccTCAATGtaggattatttatattaatttttcatgatttttaatCATACACAATTAGAgttattaagaattaaataaatacattAGATAAAGTACATAGAGCAAATGAGACACACTTGTaatgaataggaggaagtaatAAAAGGAATTAGAATTTGAGAATCAAGGGTCATCCTTATAGGTGAGGGATACCCTTTTCACCAATTTGCAGAAGTGGACCGATAAtacaatttcaaaataattgcACCATTATTaattcaatgtttatttattatttttaatttgtaattagtttttaatttataagttaaaacatgttaagtggaatcttgtttgattcatctcaatacaaagattatcaatatcatattttttataattttttattatgcataattaaagatataaaaaattaaattaatcattGGACCGCATGAAAAGTCAAATACTACAAGTATtttggaatggaggaagtatatactAATTTGAAACgtcctatttattttatagttttgcATATGAAGTCCTATGCAATTAGACACCTTTCACATACCCAAAACCACCTCTATTATTTTAATGGTAGTTCGATTGgagctaaaaaaaactaattaattttctCTTCTTATCTACAGGGATTAAACTCTAACATATCccaaaaattacctaaaatttaatttcaccttaaaaaaattttcaccaTCCCTCTTCAAATAAGATAGTTTCCTTGCAACCTACGTCTCTCCTCCTTAGACAACTGGAGTAGTATTTAGGTGCTTATTTTCCCATTCATACAAATTTTCATAGCACCCAATTCATTTCTCCAGTCCATAAAAAATTTCCCACCTTTGTTTTACTTCTTTagttcttttctttctcttttaacTCATCTTCTTCATAAACCTTATATTAGTACTATAAATTCCCATCTCTCATCTAAATTCTATACTTTGGTGTACATAAACATacaatacaaattaaattttaatttttctgaaTTATTTCCTCTTTGTTTACTCACCAATTAGAAGAATTTAGAATTCCAAAATACccttttgatttttattgtttccTTTGTCAAAAGGCTATCTGTGTATTGGAATTTGTAGGAATTATTGGTTGATCAAACACCCAATTGCTCAAAAAGAgctaatttagaattttaattttctggttTTTTTGGAGAATAAATGGAAAATATGGATGTTCTTGTtgatgaacaagaatcaatggatTTGCCACCTGGTTTTAGATTTCATCCTACTGATGAAGAGTTGATCACTCATTACCTTTCACAAAAGGTTATTGATATCAATTTTTCTGCTAAAGCTATTGGAGAAGTTGATTTGAATAAGTGTGAACCATGGGATTTACCAAGTATGTTATTTTTCATGAAACGAGTTTATAAtcgagtatataacatattccgtacgtgttatatattctatcagtattatttttttattagttaggGGGTGTTTGGGTACGTTTTGCtaatgttgtttttgtttgttttgttgattataGATAGAGCAAAAATGGGAGAAAAAGAatggtattttttttgtataaggGACAGAAAATATCCAACTGGATTAAGAACAAACAGAGCAACTGAAGAAGGGTATTGGAAAGCTACTGGGAAAGATAAAGAAATTTTTAGGGGAAAATCTCTTGTGGGTATGAAGAAAACCTTAGTTTTCTACAAAGGCAGAGCTCCTAAAGGAGTAAAATCTAATTGGGTTATGCATGAATATAGACTTGAGGGTAAATCATCCCTCCAAAACCTCCCTTCTAATTCAAAAGTaagaattttttctttttgttcatctaatttttgtaaatttgctAATAGACTTCAAGCTTCAGCTTAAACATACAccaattttatcttttaaaatggaatattttAAGCAATTTATAAAGTGGGTTTATGTTAAATCCACACTTGGAATAAAAACCACTACCAtcagtttaattttattttattttatttaatttttttttctgggtTTGATTCATCATGATTAAGTACTTATAAGAATGatcattttgtttataattttgcaGAATGAATGGGTAATTTGCAGGGTATTCCATAAAAGTGGAGCAGGAAAGAAAATCCAATTTCCTGGTATGACAAGATCAGATTCATTTGGAAATGAATTCAACCCATCAAATAATTTACCACCATTAATGGATTCATCACCTTACAATACAAATTATGGATCCATAAACGTGTCCTGCTTCTCCAACCTCATGGAAACTGCTCAATCAAGCCATTACCCAAACACAAATCAACCCCCTTTTAATGGGTTAATCAACAATTCCTACAATCCCTCAATTCCCCCAAATTTTGTGCATAATAATTCTTATTTTCCTTCATTTGATGGTATCAATTCTTATTACCCATCAGAAACAGGCCAATATTCTGGGAATTACTCGGATCAGAGATTTCTCCAAGCAATTATTGAGAATAATAATGGGGCAAAATTGAAGCAGACAATGAAAACAGAGATGATTAATTACAGTCCATCGGAAGATACTGGTTTAAGCACTGATATCAATGCTGAAGTTATTTCGAATTATGATATGGGTCGGGGCCCGTTTCATGATCCTGATGGACCATCCACTTCTTCTGGCCCAGTAGATTTGGATTCTATTtggaataattattaattaaagaaattagcAGCAGAGATTATAGAAGAAATTAGGAGGAaacaaatgaaattaaaaacacaaaaaagattttataagtttttatttattcatattAGATATTAGATTTTACCACGTTTATTTGTTGAATGTTTGAATTTCGACATGGATCATTCGTAGCTGGTGGGTCTAACAAGTTTATTATATAGACTGAATCCAATTAAGGAGGCAGATGAAATACAAAATACTTGTATGTATTATAGTAATGGTATAGTAGagcataaaatatattatacaaatGTCTAGTTTTCTATTCttagtttataatttataatatatcttgattgattttactcttttgaatataatttattaaacttGATCTGTTGAAGATTAGTGGTATAATGATTCAGATTAGTGCACTtgcaataacaacaacaattaattaaaatacttTTCTAtatgggtgtttggcaaatttgTAATTGGTTGATTCAATTGTTTTGTTTGACCCGTTGatagaattattttttataaatatattatgtaaaaattaattgttaattattgaCTGTTTatcataaaaaagtaaatataaaaacttaaaataataaataattttctaacataaaaatcaatatatgtTACTCCCAAAAACTAATTTTATCACTTATAACAGTACTAACTAGTAGACCAACACTTGATGAAAGACCAATGCACAACTACTTGTGCAGGTGGAGGGTCAATTTCTTTGAGTTTCAGACTTACAAATTATTTGATCACGAGGCAGCTCGCTCGGTCATTTACAGTTATAAGAGTGTTTTAACTAGAATCAGTTGTGACTTGTGATtgtattgattttgtttttgttgaattCCTGATTTGAGAAGCACAATATGAATGCTGTTGTTGAAGTGTATGTTTTAGGCTATGTAATGATATGAGGGTTCCTTTCAGATACTTTACATTTATTACAGCTTTTTTGGGGCTGCAAATTCATATGCTGTTACAATCTCACCAATCTCTTTCTTTCCCCTTTAGTAATTTTCGTCTTTTTGAGTTtgctatttttttattgttatccacctcattaaatttgttatattttttattgtctAAATTATCGTATTTTTATTCTTTCAACAATTTTCGAGCCTATGGTCTTCGactatattctttttattttttttgataaaggTATAATCTATCATCATTCAAATCTTTTTAGACCTTAATTATAACTTAGAAAAATGTGAATCTCGATCTATAAATAAAAACGACTAATCTAAACaagcaaaatttttttaaaaaaaaatgtaacaaattaaataagaaaaaaataaaatacataaatatatagcTATCAAAGGATAAAGTTTGGTAAAAGGACCACTTCATTCCATGACCTGACTCATGGATTGCAACTCCC
This Amaranthus tricolor cultivar Red isolate AtriRed21 chromosome 13, ASM2621246v1, whole genome shotgun sequence DNA region includes the following protein-coding sequences:
- the LOC130797568 gene encoding NAC domain-containing protein 100-like; its protein translation is MENMDVLVDEQESMDLPPGFRFHPTDEELITHYLSQKVIDINFSAKAIGEVDLNKCEPWDLPNRAKMGEKEWYFFCIRDRKYPTGLRTNRATEEGYWKATGKDKEIFRGKSLVGMKKTLVFYKGRAPKGVKSNWVMHEYRLEGKSSLQNLPSNSKNEWVICRVFHKSGAGKKIQFPGMTRSDSFGNEFNPSNNLPPLMDSSPYNTNYGSINVSCFSNLMETAQSSHYPNTNQPPFNGLINNSYNPSIPPNFVHNNSYFPSFDGINSYYPSETGQYSGNYSDQRFLQAIIENNNGAKLKQTMKTEMINYSPSEDTGLSTDINAEVISNYDMGRGPFHDPDGPSTSSGPVDLDSIWNNY